The proteins below are encoded in one region of Christensenellaceae bacterium 44-20:
- the ftsH gene encoding ATP-dependent zinc metalloprotease FtsH translates to MKKKSNFLRGPLLYVLILLAIFLIAQSMGGYTVSQGQTIEYSQLLEKIEAGEIGKITISANEAVALKRDTAISAKDFPKKYDYYIYLPSAEQFDADVKAILGVDKGTEIDIEIAYEPQAQPSIFVQMLPELLMTLLMIGVIFFMFRQTRDGGKTMGFGKSKAKMVLGEEVNKTFGDVAGADEEKAELAEVVEFLKDPKKFTRFGARIPKGVLLVGPPGCGKTLLAKAVAGEAGIPFFSITGSDFVEMFVGMGAARVRDLFDTAKKNSPCIIFIDEIDAVGRQRGAGLGGGHDEREQTLNQLLTEMDGFVVNDGIIVIAATNRVDILDPALLRPGRFDRQVVINYPDVKGREDILKVHAKGKPLAPDVDLAVLAKRTPGMGGADLENVLNEAAILAARYNRPNIGMEEIEEAVTKVMVGPEKKSRVITEEDKKITAYHEVGHAICAKCLPNCDPVHEISIIPRGMAAGYTMTLPDEDKSHYFKSKMLDEMTMMLGGRAAEALILGDITTGASNDIERATNLARGMVVKYGMSDVIGPVFHGAQQEVFLGKELVQSKACSEEVAAQIDAEMKRILTGCMSRATEILSQHVQKLHEISHVLMEKEKIDGEEFEALFAAPAQAE, encoded by the coding sequence TTGAAGAAAAAGAGTAATTTCTTAAGAGGGCCGCTTCTGTATGTGCTCATCTTGCTGGCGATTTTTCTGATCGCCCAGTCCATGGGCGGCTATACCGTCAGCCAGGGGCAGACCATCGAATACAGCCAGCTTCTTGAAAAAATCGAGGCCGGGGAGATCGGCAAAATCACCATCTCGGCCAACGAAGCCGTGGCCTTAAAGCGGGATACGGCCATCAGCGCCAAGGATTTCCCAAAGAAGTACGACTACTATATCTATCTGCCCTCGGCAGAGCAGTTCGATGCAGATGTCAAGGCGATTCTGGGCGTGGATAAGGGAACCGAAATCGATATCGAGATCGCCTATGAGCCCCAGGCGCAGCCCAGCATTTTCGTGCAGATGCTGCCCGAGCTTCTCATGACGCTTCTGATGATCGGGGTCATCTTCTTCATGTTCCGGCAGACCAGAGACGGCGGCAAAACCATGGGCTTTGGCAAGAGCAAGGCCAAAATGGTGCTGGGCGAGGAGGTCAATAAGACGTTCGGCGACGTCGCCGGGGCGGATGAGGAAAAGGCCGAGCTGGCCGAGGTTGTCGAGTTTTTGAAAGACCCGAAAAAGTTCACCCGCTTTGGCGCGCGCATCCCCAAAGGCGTGCTGCTGGTGGGCCCGCCCGGATGCGGCAAAACCCTGCTGGCCAAGGCCGTGGCCGGGGAAGCGGGCATCCCCTTCTTCAGCATCACAGGCTCGGATTTCGTGGAGATGTTCGTGGGCATGGGCGCGGCGCGCGTGCGCGATCTGTTCGATACGGCCAAGAAGAACTCCCCCTGCATCATCTTTATCGACGAGATCGACGCCGTCGGCCGCCAGAGAGGCGCGGGCCTGGGCGGCGGGCACGATGAGCGCGAGCAGACGCTCAACCAGCTTTTAACCGAGATGGATGGCTTTGTCGTCAACGATGGCATCATCGTCATCGCGGCGACCAACCGCGTGGATATTCTGGACCCGGCGCTTCTGCGCCCCGGCCGGTTCGACCGCCAGGTCGTCATCAACTATCCGGATGTCAAGGGCCGGGAGGATATTTTGAAGGTTCACGCCAAGGGCAAGCCCCTGGCCCCGGATGTGGATCTGGCCGTGCTTGCCAAGCGCACCCCGGGCATGGGCGGCGCGGATCTGGAGAATGTCTTAAACGAGGCGGCTATCCTGGCCGCGCGGTATAACCGGCCGAATATCGGCATGGAGGAGATCGAGGAGGCCGTAACCAAGGTGATGGTGGGCCCCGAGAAGAAGAGCCGCGTCATCACAGAAGAGGATAAGAAGATTACGGCATATCACGAGGTGGGCCACGCCATCTGCGCCAAGTGCCTGCCGAACTGCGATCCTGTGCACGAGATCTCCATCATCCCCCGGGGCATGGCCGCCGGCTATACCATGACGCTTCCCGATGAGGATAAGAGCCACTATTTCAAATCCAAGATGCTGGATGAGATGACCATGATGCTGGGCGGACGGGCGGCAGAGGCGCTCATTTTGGGCGACATCACCACCGGCGCTTCCAACGACATCGAGCGGGCGACTAATCTCGCCCGGGGCATGGTTGTCAAATACGGCATGAGCGATGTCATCGGCCCGGTGTTCCACGGCGCGCAGCAGGAGGTGTTCCTGGGCAAGGAGCTGGTGCAGAGCAAGGCTTGCAGTGAGGAGGTTGCCGCGCAGATCGATGCCGAGATGAAGCGCATCCTGACGGGCTGCATGAGCCGCGCCACCGAGATTTTGTCCCAGCATGTGCAGAAACTGCACGAGATCTCCCATGTGCTCATGGAGAAGGAGAAGATAGACGGCGAGGAGTTCGAGGCGCTGTTTGCCGCCCCGGCTCAGGCTGAATAG
- the hpt gene encoding hypoxanthine phosphoribosyltransferase encodes MKDDIAGVLLSQEQIQSRVQELAAQIERDYTGKELIMVCVLNGAAVFYIDLLMALDIPLEMNFIRVSSYGSGTKSSGSIRMLYDLEADITAKHVLIVEDIIDSGNTLKNLTALLAGRGAAEVKSCCLLDKPSRRSVAMEADYVGFKVPDEFLVGYGLDYAGKYRNLKFIGTLKKEIYESNDSQEEKVD; translated from the coding sequence ATGAAGGATGATATCGCCGGCGTTCTGCTGAGCCAGGAGCAGATTCAGAGCCGGGTGCAGGAGCTGGCCGCCCAGATTGAGCGGGATTATACGGGAAAAGAGCTCATCATGGTCTGCGTGCTAAATGGCGCCGCGGTTTTCTATATCGATTTGCTCATGGCGCTGGATATCCCGCTGGAGATGAACTTCATCCGGGTCTCCAGCTATGGCAGCGGCACAAAAAGCAGCGGCAGCATCCGCATGCTCTACGACTTGGAGGCGGATATCACGGCAAAGCATGTGCTCATCGTGGAGGATATCATCGATTCGGGCAATACGCTCAAAAACCTCACGGCGCTGCTGGCCGGCCGGGGCGCGGCAGAGGTCAAAAGCTGCTGCCTGCTCGATAAGCCTTCCAGAAGAAGCGTGGCTATGGAGGCGGATTACGTCGGCTTCAAGGTCCCGGATGAATTTCTCGTGGGCTATGGGCTAGACTACGCGGGCAAATACCGCAATTTGAAGTTTATCGGCACGCTGAAAAAAGAGATTTACGAATCAAACGATTCGCAGGAGGAGAAAGTAGATTGA
- the tilS gene encoding tRNA lysidine(34) synthetase TilS, with product MLETLVDTTIKRYNLISLGDRVGVAVSGGVDSMVLLNVLYTLSRRSGFYVCALHFEHGIRSEESVGDMHFVEQQCEAMHIPFYAGSADVPVIAAQTGENLEAAARRLRYEFFEERKQQLGLAKIAIAHHKDDFAETFLLNLLRGSGVAGLTSMKYQRQPGIIRPLLDISRKQIEAYAKKHEITFRVDSTNAALKYTRNYIRAEILPRMAKLNPEVSSAIMRASEILGEEDAALFEYAKSEYHKISRREEGQIVLDLIAFNALPKAIRRRVVRMALLEFTTLQDVDKRSVDRVLDLAASGRTGKGYSLEGRFFAHVSYHSLIITDKIITIQREGSFAVGEGVIEPWPGEFFLMQPVERQNLPRKFPSASSMVQYADAAALEGAVLRTRAPGDYFSPFGMEGKKKLKDWMIDEKIPREARGSMPLLAKGSEILWIVGCALSEHAKVRRDSSAVCKISYMYHTGEESAKENEG from the coding sequence ATGCTGGAAACTTTGGTAGATACTACAATTAAAAGATATAATCTCATCTCTCTGGGCGACCGCGTGGGCGTGGCGGTCTCTGGGGGAGTGGATTCGATGGTGCTGCTAAATGTCTTATATACCCTCTCCAGAAGGAGCGGGTTTTATGTCTGCGCACTGCATTTTGAGCATGGCATCCGCTCCGAGGAATCCGTGGGCGATATGCACTTTGTGGAGCAGCAGTGCGAGGCGATGCATATCCCCTTTTACGCGGGCAGCGCGGATGTTCCGGTAATCGCGGCGCAGACGGGGGAGAACCTGGAGGCCGCGGCGCGCCGTCTGCGCTACGAATTTTTCGAGGAGCGCAAGCAGCAGCTGGGGCTGGCAAAAATCGCCATCGCCCATCATAAAGACGACTTCGCCGAGACTTTCCTGCTCAACCTTCTGCGGGGCAGCGGCGTCGCCGGGCTGACTTCCATGAAATACCAGCGCCAGCCGGGCATCATCCGGCCGCTGCTGGATATTTCCCGCAAGCAGATCGAGGCGTATGCCAAAAAGCACGAGATCACCTTCCGGGTAGATTCCACGAACGCCGCGCTCAAATATACCAGAAACTATATCCGGGCCGAGATTCTGCCGCGCATGGCCAAGCTCAATCCCGAGGTCTCCTCGGCCATCATGCGGGCCAGCGAGATTCTGGGCGAGGAAGATGCCGCGCTGTTCGAATATGCCAAGAGCGAGTATCATAAAATTTCCCGCAGGGAAGAAGGGCAGATCGTGCTGGATCTCATCGCGTTCAACGCCCTGCCCAAAGCCATCCGCAGAAGAGTCGTGCGCATGGCGCTGCTGGAATTTACCACGCTTCAGGATGTGGATAAGCGCTCTGTGGACCGGGTGCTGGATTTGGCCGCCTCGGGGCGCACGGGCAAGGGATATAGCCTGGAGGGGCGCTTTTTTGCGCACGTCTCCTATCATTCGCTCATCATCACGGATAAGATCATCACCATCCAGCGGGAGGGCAGCTTTGCTGTGGGCGAGGGCGTCATCGAGCCCTGGCCGGGCGAGTTTTTCCTGATGCAGCCGGTGGAGCGGCAGAACCTGCCGCGCAAGTTCCCCTCGGCCTCCAGCATGGTGCAGTATGCGGATGCGGCGGCGCTGGAAGGGGCGGTTTTGCGCACCAGAGCCCCGGGCGACTATTTCTCTCCCTTTGGCATGGAGGGCAAAAAGAAGCTCAAAGACTGGATGATCGACGAAAAAATTCCCCGGGAAGCCCGGGGGAGTATGCCGCTTCTGGCAAAGGGCAGCGAGATTTTGTGGATCGTCGGGTGTGCGCTTTCGGAGCACGCCAAAGTGCGCCGGGATAGCAGCGCCGTCTGCAAAATATCCTATATGTATCACACAGGAGAGGAAAGTGCAAAAGAAAATGAAGGATGA
- a CDS encoding PQQ-binding-like beta-propeller repeat protein, with protein MMLLDTIVLAVLRPFRKFSHLQTFECQKTSAEDAPHAVDGTRPQDWGIQPELEVDGEKTEVYSRQQPIFMDPEQPYAKHDGIVTFRGDQLRSGAAYGDFAGGTALRQKWSVRTGKLAKGYGHGFWTGSGWTGQPLIVRWTAEQRAAMNLLPEKKEKENLIEVIYSTMDGNVYFIDLEDGQPTRETIKVGLPFKGAGALHPSLPLLHLGPGDSGAGEGEYARAYLYSLIDGEKLLEYGGQDAFAPRKFCGFDSAPLFDEATDTIIEPSENGIIYTFRLNSKIDGDGKLSIQPSEFVKLRYKTARSSEERYWLGMEDSPVIWKNYMYIADNGGTLLCIDLNTMQVVWAQDVADDTNGTPVFSLEDGVPYLYIGTSLHWTASRRLKLADAPIFKINAITGQYVWIHSYFCNTVAGVSGGVQATCVVGKHSIEDLVIFPVARTPWVRSGLLVALDKKTGREVWRYKMRRYAWSSPVALYAEDGSAYLVQGDSQGTLHLLDARTGKLLSKTELGANIEASPAVFGNTIVVGTRGMQIFGIEIA; from the coding sequence ATGATGCTGCTGGATACCATCGTCCTGGCGGTTTTGCGGCCCTTCCGCAAGTTTTCGCATTTGCAGACCTTCGAATGCCAAAAGACGAGCGCCGAGGATGCGCCCCACGCCGTAGACGGCACGCGCCCGCAGGATTGGGGCATCCAGCCAGAGCTGGAGGTGGACGGCGAAAAAACCGAAGTCTACTCCCGCCAGCAGCCGATTTTTATGGACCCGGAGCAGCCCTATGCAAAGCACGATGGCATTGTTACCTTCCGGGGCGACCAGCTCAGAAGCGGCGCGGCATACGGCGATTTTGCCGGGGGCACGGCGCTTCGGCAGAAATGGAGCGTGCGCACGGGCAAGCTGGCCAAAGGCTATGGCCACGGCTTTTGGACGGGCAGCGGCTGGACGGGCCAGCCCCTCATCGTCCGCTGGACGGCCGAGCAGCGGGCAGCCATGAACCTGCTGCCGGAAAAGAAAGAGAAGGAAAACCTCATCGAAGTCATCTATTCTACCATGGATGGCAACGTCTATTTTATCGACCTGGAGGATGGCCAGCCCACCCGGGAGACCATCAAAGTCGGCCTGCCCTTTAAGGGCGCAGGCGCTCTGCACCCTTCCCTGCCCCTGCTGCACCTGGGCCCGGGGGATTCGGGCGCAGGCGAGGGCGAATATGCCCGGGCCTATCTCTATAGCTTAATCGACGGCGAAAAACTGCTGGAATACGGCGGGCAGGATGCTTTCGCGCCCCGCAAATTCTGCGGGTTCGACAGCGCCCCGCTGTTCGACGAGGCCACGGATACCATCATCGAGCCCAGCGAAAACGGCATCATCTATACCTTCCGGCTCAATTCCAAAATTGACGGGGACGGCAAGCTCTCTATCCAGCCTTCCGAGTTCGTCAAGCTGCGCTACAAAACTGCCCGTTCGAGCGAGGAGCGCTATTGGCTTGGCATGGAGGACAGCCCGGTCATCTGGAAAAACTACATGTATATCGCGGATAACGGCGGCACACTGCTGTGCATCGACCTGAACACCATGCAGGTCGTCTGGGCGCAGGACGTGGCCGACGATACCAACGGCACGCCCGTCTTTTCCCTGGAGGACGGCGTTCCCTACCTCTATATCGGGACAAGCCTGCACTGGACGGCCAGCCGCCGCCTGAAGCTGGCAGATGCGCCCATCTTCAAAATCAACGCCATCACGGGGCAGTATGTCTGGATTCACAGCTACTTCTGCAACACCGTCGCCGGGGTTTCGGGCGGCGTGCAGGCAACCTGCGTCGTGGGCAAACACAGCATCGAGGACCTGGTCATCTTCCCGGTAGCCAGAACGCCCTGGGTGCGCAGCGGTCTCCTGGTCGCGCTGGATAAAAAGACCGGCCGGGAAGTCTGGCGCTACAAGATGCGCCGCTATGCCTGGAGCTCGCCCGTCGCCCTCTACGCGGAGGACGGCTCTGCCTATCTCGTGCAGGGGGATTCCCAGGGCACGCTGCACCTGCTGGACGCCCGGACGGGCAAACTGCTCAGCAAAACCGAGCTGGGCGCCAATATCGAAGCAAGCCCCGCCGTCTTTGGCAACACCATCGTCGTCGGCACCCGGGGCATGCAGATTTTTGGCATAGAAATCGCCTGA
- a CDS encoding DUF6709 family protein, translating to MFQDLKKESFLITLRLSLPLIFLSAIYLIPGIDILVRRGFEEAFPILVLGLIPFSFGLYRMVYALCGRYQRRVRQYIAGAPDPEFTQSQMEQAYNATQKTARTCVTPAWTFIQKGPATYFYETQEILWVYELNRTVRHGLFLHFNYHYLMVGLLNGQRLQFRMSEEQAEIAMDLFRIHAPFVVRGYLESLATLFKKDLPEFIRLARSGQLQKDVVLDQNE from the coding sequence ATGTTTCAAGATCTCAAAAAAGAAAGCTTTCTAATCACGCTTAGACTCTCCCTGCCGCTCATCTTCCTCTCGGCCATCTACCTGATCCCCGGCATCGATATTCTCGTCCGCCGCGGCTTTGAGGAAGCGTTTCCCATACTCGTATTGGGGCTCATTCCCTTCTCCTTCGGGCTGTACCGCATGGTCTATGCCCTCTGCGGCAGGTATCAGCGCCGGGTGCGCCAGTATATCGCGGGCGCGCCGGACCCGGAGTTCACCCAGAGCCAGATGGAGCAGGCCTATAACGCCACGCAGAAAACCGCGCGGACCTGCGTAACCCCGGCCTGGACGTTCATCCAGAAAGGCCCGGCCACCTATTTCTACGAGACGCAGGAGATTCTCTGGGTCTACGAGCTGAATCGCACGGTGCGCCACGGCCTTTTCCTTCATTTCAACTACCACTACCTGATGGTTGGCCTGTTAAACGGCCAGCGCCTCCAGTTCCGCATGAGCGAAGAACAGGCCGAGATAGCCATGGATCTGTTCCGCATCCATGCGCCTTTTGTCGTCCGCGGCTACCTGGAATCCCTGGCCACGCTCTTCAAAAAAGATTTGCCCGAATTCATCCGCCTGGCCCGCAGCGGGCAGCTGCAGAAGGACGTCGTGCTGGACCAGAACGAATAG
- a CDS encoding DUF6709 family protein, giving the protein MPVFLSGTFFPWDVIGLLLFSLPGLIEIGRMVYALRGGYQSRVRRYIAQSPNPNLTLEQLERAYSQADRRLSHLCIAGPWTLVQDGAATHLYETSEILWVYRFVQGYPRDHYGGNFLVVCDAGGHRDKFPLSETMLMQALSAFEAYAPFVVLGFSDALLRLYQSDLQGFARQVRQRQQAMNTAMGGQNTCIFTAN; this is encoded by the coding sequence GTGCCTGTATTTCTCTCCGGCACCTTCTTCCCCTGGGATGTGATTGGCCTCCTCCTGTTCAGCCTGCCCGGTTTGATAGAGATTGGCCGCATGGTCTATGCCCTGCGCGGCGGGTATCAATCCCGGGTGCGCCGCTATATCGCGCAGTCGCCAAACCCGAATCTGACGCTGGAGCAGCTGGAGCGGGCCTATAGCCAGGCAGACCGCCGCCTAAGCCACCTTTGCATCGCCGGGCCCTGGACGCTGGTGCAGGACGGCGCGGCCACGCATCTTTACGAAACCTCCGAGATTCTCTGGGTTTACCGCTTTGTGCAGGGATATCCTCGGGATCATTACGGCGGCAATTTTCTCGTGGTCTGCGATGCGGGCGGCCACCGGGACAAATTCCCGCTGTCCGAAACAATGCTTATGCAGGCGCTTTCCGCCTTTGAGGCGTATGCGCCGTTCGTCGTTCTGGGCTTCAGCGATGCGCTTTTGCGGCTTTACCAAAGCGACCTTCAAGGCTTCGCCCGACAGGTGCGCCAGCGCCAGCAGGCGATGAATACGGCAATGGGAGGGCAAAACACATGTATCTTTACCGCGAATTAA
- a CDS encoding DUF6709 family protein: MYLYRELRKQSLRACLKLSVWLIVFSVLFVGMLASASSSGLSDLLSTPLGFFCLPGLWGICRLVYALCGGYQSRVRAYVKSAPDPALMLEQLEQAYGQADRSLNCLCIAGPWTLVQNGPATYLYETLDILWVYQFTQTVRRRGISSHTYYLTICDRDERLQFCMSEGEVRQCLQAFAAYAPFVVRGYSRQLSSLYENDRFKFIKAVRQRQEQTIAKQGGQDACTSTDS, from the coding sequence ATGTATCTTTACCGCGAATTAAGAAAGCAGAGCCTGCGCGCCTGCCTCAAGCTCTCAGTTTGGCTCATTGTGTTCTCCGTGCTGTTTGTTGGCATGCTCGCCTCTGCTTCTTCGTCTGGCTTATCTGATTTGCTTTCCACTCCCCTGGGCTTTTTTTGCCTGCCCGGGCTTTGGGGCATCTGCCGCCTGGTCTATGCGCTCTGCGGGGGCTACCAGTCCCGGGTGCGCGCCTACGTCAAAAGCGCGCCGGATCCTGCTCTGATGCTGGAGCAGCTGGAGCAGGCTTACGGCCAGGCAGACCGCAGCCTAAACTGCCTGTGCATTGCCGGGCCCTGGACGCTGGTGCAGAATGGCCCGGCGACATATCTTTACGAGACGCTGGATATCCTCTGGGTCTATCAGTTTACCCAGACCGTCCGCAGAAGGGGCATTTCTTCCCACACGTATTATCTCACCATCTGCGACAGGGATGAGCGCCTTCAGTTTTGCATGTCTGAGGGTGAGGTGCGGCAGTGCCTCCAGGCGTTTGCGGCGTATGCGCCCTTTGTCGTCCGCGGCTACAGCAGGCAGCTTTCCTCTCTCTATGAAAACGACCGGTTCAAATTCATCAAAGCCGTCCGCCAGCGGCAGGAGCAGACCATTGCCAAACAAGGAGGGCAAGACGCATGTACATCTACCGACAGCTGA
- a CDS encoding DUF6709 family protein → MYIYRQLKRDSLIFCLKLSVPLILLSAALIPGSIKALARSGFADAFPQLLFAFLPGIGGIGRLLFALFGGYQGRIRNYISAAPDPELTARQLDQAYADAEKGGRVCIAGPWTLIQRGPSTYFYETREILWVYKQTQTVYRGLLFSNSHYFTVCEADGTCTPFLMPQWDVDQALVEFRVHAPFVVRGYSEELFQLYQSDRDEFNRLVQERACAD, encoded by the coding sequence ATGTACATCTACCGACAGCTGAAAAGAGACAGCCTGATTTTCTGCCTCAAACTCTCAGTTCCGCTCATCCTGCTATCGGCGGCGCTCATTCCGGGCAGCATCAAAGCGCTGGCGCGCTCGGGCTTTGCCGATGCCTTCCCGCAGCTGCTCTTTGCGTTTCTCCCGGGCATCGGCGGAATTGGCCGCCTGCTTTTTGCGCTGTTTGGCGGCTATCAGGGGCGCATCCGTAACTATATCAGCGCCGCGCCGGACCCTGAGCTGACTGCCCGGCAGCTGGACCAGGCGTATGCCGATGCGGAAAAGGGCGGGCGCGTCTGCATCGCGGGGCCCTGGACGCTCATCCAAAGAGGCCCTTCCACGTATTTTTACGAGACACGGGAGATTCTCTGGGTTTATAAGCAGACCCAAACCGTCTACCGCGGACTGCTCTTTTCAAACAGCCATTATTTCACAGTCTGTGAGGCGGACGGCACCTGCACCCCGTTTCTCATGCCCCAATGGGATGTGGATCAGGCGCTGGTGGAGTTCCGCGTCCACGCGCCCTTTGTCGTCCGCGGTTACAGCGAAGAGCTCTTCCAGCTCTACCAGAGCGACCGCGACGAATTTAACCGGCTGGTGCAGGAGCGAGCATGCGCTGACTGA
- a CDS encoding DUF6709 family protein, which yields MKLYQDLKKTSFIISLKLSIPLVLFSLMFGGTLFTAFARGASVMLGAALGSLIPGLFGIYRMVYALCGGYQSRIRGYIKKAPDSALTAQQLEQAYAAANPLNRICIAGPWVLIQKGPATHLYEAQEILWVYQRLSTGHSGLIVVWHHSLVLGMNDGQLREFRMPKWACEQCIAAFRESAPAIIRGYSDSLMRLYTRNIAEVLHLVRHPELQKNLETDEA from the coding sequence ATGAAACTCTATCAAGATTTGAAAAAGACCAGTTTTATCATCAGCCTCAAGCTTTCCATTCCGCTGGTGCTCTTCTCGCTGATGTTTGGCGGCACACTGTTTACCGCTTTTGCCCGGGGGGCGTCTGTGATGCTTGGCGCGGCTCTGGGCTCTCTCATTCCCGGCCTGTTCGGGATTTACCGCATGGTCTATGCCCTTTGCGGGGGATACCAATCCCGCATCCGCGGCTATATCAAAAAAGCGCCGGATTCCGCGCTGACTGCCCAGCAGCTGGAGCAGGCCTACGCCGCCGCCAACCCACTTAACCGCATCTGTATCGCGGGGCCGTGGGTGCTCATCCAAAAGGGCCCGGCAACGCATCTTTATGAGGCGCAGGAAATCCTCTGGGTCTATCAGCGGCTATCTACGGGGCACAGCGGGCTGATTGTCGTTTGGCATCACAGCCTGGTGCTGGGCATGAACGATGGCCAGCTTAGGGAATTCCGTATGCCCAAATGGGCCTGCGAGCAGTGCATTGCCGCCTTCCGCGAGAGCGCGCCTGCCATCATCCGGGGTTACAGCGACAGCCTGATGCGGCTCTACACCCGCAATATCGCGGAAGTTCTGCATCTCGTCCGCCACCCGGAGCTGCAAAAAAATCTCGAGACAGACGAAGCATAG
- a CDS encoding DUF6709 family protein, whose product MYRNLAKLSFSHINKFSMILTALCAAYLAIFLPGIFSKAYVHPFGVILCLFAGPAALYGICRMLYAILGGYQKRVRQYIAAAPDPALTQRQLEQAYAAARHNGYLCIAGAWVFVQKGPETYLYETQEILWVYHHKSAVWEASTREARDYRHYLALCFLSGALMLFEMPEEAAADSLTLFKKSTSGIATGYSDERSALFQKDIRQFAREVCGREI is encoded by the coding sequence ATGTACCGTAATCTGGCAAAGCTCAGTTTTTCACACATCAATAAATTCTCGATGATCCTGACGGCGCTTTGCGCCGCCTATCTCGCGATATTTCTGCCGGGCATTTTCAGCAAAGCGTATGTCCATCCCTTTGGCGTTATCCTCTGTCTCTTTGCGGGGCCTGCTGCGCTTTACGGCATATGCCGCATGCTCTATGCTATTTTGGGCGGCTATCAGAAGCGGGTGCGCCAGTATATTGCGGCCGCGCCGGATCCGGCGCTCACCCAGCGCCAGCTGGAGCAGGCCTATGCCGCCGCCCGGCACAATGGCTATCTGTGCATTGCAGGCGCGTGGGTTTTTGTGCAGAAGGGCCCCGAGACATATCTCTACGAGACGCAGGAGATTCTCTGGGTTTACCATCACAAGAGCGCCGTATGGGAGGCATCGACGCGCGAAGCCAGGGACTATCGCCACTATCTGGCCCTCTGCTTCCTTTCCGGCGCGCTGATGCTTTTTGAAATGCCCGAAGAGGCCGCCGCAGACTCGCTGACTCTGTTCAAAAAAAGTACTTCCGGCATCGCCACTGGGTACAGCGACGAGCGCAGTGCGCTTTTCCAGAAGGACATCCGACAGTTCGCCCGGGAGGTTTGCGGCAGAGAGATTTAA
- a CDS encoding MqnA/MqnD/SBP family protein codes for MMKRTLALILALAVAVLGFAGCAKKVEPAPTAEASPSASAPAEKTKVSIAALNGPTGMGMVQLMQKNDAGEAANDYTIALVGAPDEIVGKLTSGEVDIAAVPTNLAATLYNKTQGKIRIAAINTLGVLYVVQTGEEVKKVEDLEGKKIYASGQGSTPEYALNYILKANGLEGKVKVEYCAEHSEVVAKLASGEASIALLPEPFVTASKAKVENLSTALNITELWEDACKKEGKSGVLSMGCVVVRAEFAEQNPDALNAFLAEYQASIEYVNANNEQAAQLIADYGIVASAEIAKQALPACNIVYIDGVTMKDSLANFFAVLLEANPASVGGQIPADDFYYVK; via the coding sequence ATGATGAAAAGAACACTTGCGCTGATTTTGGCGCTGGCAGTGGCAGTCCTGGGATTCGCCGGCTGCGCGAAGAAGGTGGAGCCTGCGCCCACGGCAGAGGCGTCCCCCTCGGCTTCGGCGCCTGCGGAGAAAACCAAGGTCAGCATCGCGGCGCTCAACGGGCCGACGGGCATGGGCATGGTACAGCTCATGCAGAAAAACGACGCCGGCGAGGCGGCAAACGACTACACCATCGCGCTGGTAGGCGCGCCGGATGAGATTGTGGGCAAGCTGACCAGCGGGGAAGTGGATATTGCGGCTGTCCCGACCAACCTCGCCGCCACGCTCTACAACAAAACGCAGGGCAAAATCCGCATTGCGGCCATCAATACCCTGGGCGTGCTGTATGTGGTGCAGACGGGCGAAGAGGTGAAGAAGGTCGAGGATTTGGAGGGCAAGAAAATCTACGCCTCCGGCCAGGGCAGCACGCCGGAATACGCGCTGAATTATATCCTGAAGGCCAACGGCCTGGAGGGCAAAGTGAAAGTGGAATACTGCGCGGAGCACAGCGAAGTCGTGGCCAAGCTGGCCAGCGGTGAAGCCAGCATTGCGCTTTTGCCCGAGCCTTTCGTTACGGCCAGCAAGGCCAAGGTGGAAAACCTCAGCACGGCGCTGAACATCACCGAGCTTTGGGAGGACGCCTGCAAGAAGGAAGGCAAGAGCGGTGTGCTCTCCATGGGGTGCGTGGTCGTCCGTGCGGAGTTTGCCGAGCAGAACCCGGATGCGCTGAACGCGTTTTTGGCGGAATACCAGGCCTCTATCGAGTATGTCAACGCCAACAACGAGCAGGCGGCGCAGTTGATTGCGGATTACGGCATTGTGGCCAGCGCGGAGATTGCGAAGCAGGCCCTGCCTGCTTGCAACATCGTCTATATTGACGGCGTTACCATGAAGGATTCCCTGGCGAATTTCTTCGCCGTTCTGCTGGAGGCTAACCCGGCTTCTGTGGGCGGCCAAATCCCCGCTGACGATTTCTACTACGTCAAATAG